A stretch of Bacteroidota bacterium DNA encodes these proteins:
- a CDS encoding TonB-dependent receptor: MESINAQSNDSTKTYKLNEVVVGAEKFSTIKMRTPQQVTVISKTEINFQNAANAADLMINSGGLFVQKSQGGGGSPTIRGFESNRILLTVDGVRMNNLIFRGGHLQNILRLDNNILASTEVIQGPGSLIYGSDAMGGVINFNTQSPSFSTNDKVLLKVNAKLRYQSAVAESMGHVDFSIAGKKFASYTSISYSLFGDMKQGKTKNPLAGDFGLYWKDTIYVESFNAVDSIVKNDNPEIQKFSGYTQYNIFQKLQYRHASFLHTVSLHYTATSDINRFDRLSEWRNDKPRNSEWYYGPETWLSASYRLTDTKERKLYSSMYFTLGFQQFAESRNTRSFKGTELKSQKEKVDMLTVNIDFMKRINRYDWQYGAELIHGTCLSTATFTKLSNGSVRPADSRYPGGDNSQLNASAYTTLEYSINKKLDVRGGARFASNTLKAQFTDTTFFPFPFSTIEQNNNAVTTSLSLNYFDMKSTRFTLMFSNGYRTANLDDMTKVFESIGGVLIIPNPKLQPEYNLNYEATISHFIGNICHLEATGFYMDVRNIFALENSTLNGKDSVNYDGSQSVVRTTTNKDNAYINGIAGNVTIHFSHSLSFNFKGNYTYGRIINKDTTNTPLDHIPPFVARAGINYERNKLRSELYVLYNGEKKLRNYRLNAEDNELYATPKGMPAWFTVNLKASYQLTSLMQLQAGVENIMDIHHRYFASGISAAGRNFVFALSFNM; the protein is encoded by the coding sequence ATGGAAAGCATAAATGCACAATCAAACGACTCAACAAAAACTTATAAATTAAATGAAGTAGTAGTAGGTGCTGAAAAATTTTCAACCATTAAAATGCGTACACCACAACAAGTAACTGTTATTAGTAAAACCGAAATCAACTTTCAAAATGCGGCAAACGCTGCTGACCTGATGATAAATTCGGGAGGATTGTTTGTTCAAAAAAGCCAGGGTGGTGGCGGAAGTCCAACAATAAGAGGATTTGAATCGAACCGTATTTTACTTACCGTAGATGGCGTGCGTATGAACAACCTGATATTCAGAGGTGGGCACTTGCAAAATATACTTCGATTAGATAACAACATACTTGCAAGCACGGAGGTTATACAAGGACCGGGCTCGCTTATTTACGGTAGTGATGCAATGGGAGGAGTAATAAATTTTAATACCCAGTCACCTTCGTTTTCAACTAACGACAAAGTGCTACTAAAGGTAAATGCAAAATTACGCTATCAATCAGCTGTTGCCGAAAGCATGGGTCATGTTGATTTTTCAATAGCAGGTAAAAAATTTGCCTCCTATACCAGTATCTCTTATTCGCTTTTTGGTGATATGAAACAAGGTAAAACAAAAAATCCCTTGGCGGGTGATTTTGGCCTATACTGGAAAGATACTATATATGTTGAAAGTTTCAATGCTGTAGACAGCATTGTGAAAAATGATAATCCCGAAATTCAAAAATTTAGTGGATACACGCAATACAATATTTTTCAGAAACTTCAATATAGGCATGCCAGTTTTTTACACACGGTTTCACTTCATTATACTGCTACCAGTGATATTAACCGTTTCGATAGGTTAAGTGAATGGCGCAATGACAAGCCACGAAACAGCGAATGGTACTATGGGCCCGAAACCTGGCTTAGTGCATCGTATAGGCTTACCGATACAAAAGAGCGAAAACTATACAGCTCCATGTATTTTACTTTGGGCTTTCAACAATTTGCTGAAAGTCGAAATACGCGTAGCTTTAAAGGAACAGAACTTAAAAGTCAAAAAGAAAAGGTTGATATGCTAACTGTAAATATCGACTTTATGAAAAGAATAAATCGCTACGACTGGCAATATGGAGCTGAGTTGATACACGGCACCTGCCTATCAACTGCTACCTTTACCAAACTGAGCAATGGCAGTGTTAGGCCGGCAGATTCCCGTTATCCCGGGGGCGATAATTCGCAACTAAATGCATCTGCCTATACCACCTTAGAATATAGCATTAATAAGAAGCTTGATGTAAGAGGTGGTGCACGCTTTGCCTCCAATACTCTTAAAGCACAATTTACTGATACTACTTTTTTCCCATTTCCATTTTCAACTATTGAGCAAAATAATAATGCAGTAACCACTTCCCTATCGCTAAACTACTTTGACATGAAATCCACTCGTTTCACATTGATGTTCAGCAATGGGTACCGAACTGCAAATCTTGATGATATGACCAAAGTTTTTGAAAGTATAGGTGGTGTACTAATTATACCGAATCCGAAACTTCAGCCTGAGTATAACTTAAACTATGAGGCTACCATTTCACACTTCATTGGAAATATATGCCATTTGGAAGCCACCGGATTCTATATGGATGTGAGAAACATATTTGCACTCGAAAACAGTACATTAAACGGTAAGGACTCAGTTAATTATGATGGAAGTCAAAGTGTAGTGCGTACCACTACTAATAAAGACAATGCTTACATCAATGGCATAGCGGGCAATGTAACCATACACTTTTCTCATTCCCTATCCTTCAATTTTAAAGGCAACTATACCTATGGTCGTATTATTAATAAGGACACTACTAATACTCCACTTGACCATATACCTCCTTTTGTAGCACGTGCCGGAATAAATTATGAACGCAATAAATTGCGTAGTGAGTTATATGTTCTTTACAATGGTGAAAAGAAATTACGCAACTACAGGCTTAATGCAGAAGATAACGAACTCTATGCAACGCCCAAAGGAATGCCTGCCTGGTTCACCGTAAACCTGAAAGCAAGTTATCAACTTACAAGTTTAATGCAGCTCCAAGCGGGAGTAGAAAACATCATGGACATACATCATCGTTATTTTGCATCGGGTATAAGCGCTGCGGGTCGCAATTTTGTATTTGCTCTGTCATTTAACATGTAA